The following coding sequences lie in one Syngnathoides biaculeatus isolate LvHL_M chromosome 16, ASM1980259v1, whole genome shotgun sequence genomic window:
- the pdgfbb gene encoding uncharacterized protein pdgfbb produces the protein MSSTVQLLLALVATCVRLGAAEGDPLPAALVELVRNSPISSIEDLQMLLLTDSVDEEEGNSAPNGGHRVPRSLVAQPAQQAVCKVRTEVVEVTRAMLDRSNANFLLWPPCVEVQRCSGCCNTKSLECVPFVTHTRYLQVMKIEYINKRPTYAKAVVSVMDHVECRCQPAPRQPILKRKSSRRHHGYKDQFHNRTLSQGHRQVKVHTKDELHQWDELKQNQGSLLVDLLEQHWSPRGDTFTRPGEGYSLAGEESSLPEESVLIGPHWTHNSTGFLETKTQMENKETKERVPEGNKTLSSVAHVGIDQTVEDNKGLVKLDGIMIVEDGPKGRNEGTQIRSPTLEEEKSAFPKPVTQAKWSPIEEAIGRFGSRFRPTKEPNPDPGEQTRRRDNKTPEELRILQIAQQRLEEERKELLLLHKRLDQEKEILKVQQKKREEEHHRLRSRHRYPQTTTAPWPETTTSATKQRSVAPAGPLNVRPPAHPKRRMRKHRKRISKAAMRAMLM, from the exons ATGAGCTCCACCGTGCAGCTCCTGCTCGCGTTGGTGGCGACGTGCGTGCGACTTGGCGCGGCCGAG ggggaTCCACTTCCTGCAGCCCTGGTGGAGCTGGTTAGAAACAGTCCCATCTCATCCATTGAAGATCTTCAGATGCTTCTGCTCACTGATTCCGTAG ATGAGGAGGAGGGAAACTCAGCACCAAATGGAGGTCACAGAGTACCGAGAAGCCTGG TTGCTCAGCCAGCCCAGCAGGCTGTGTGTAAAGTTCGCACCGAGGTCGTGGAGGTCACCAGGGCAATGTTAGACCGAAGCAACGCCAACTtcctgctctggccgccgtgcgTTGAGGTTCAGCGTTGCTCCGGTTGCTGTAACACCAAAAGCCTGGAGTGCGTCCCCTTTGTCACACACACTCGATACCTGCAG GTCATGAAGATCGAATACATAAACAAAAGACCCACTTATGCTAAAGCGGTGGTGTCGGTAATGGACCACGTGGAGTGCCGGTGTCAGCCTGCGCCGAGACAGCCGATACTGAAGAGAAAATCCTCTCGCCGGCACCACGGATACAAGGACCAGTTTCACAACCGGACTCTCAGCCAAGGACACAGACAG GTCAAGGTGCACACCAAGGATGAGCTACATCAGTGGGATGAGCTGAAACAGAACCAGGGTTCCCTCCTGGTGGACCTCCTGGAGCAACACTGGAGCCCCAGAGGAGACACGTTCACTCGGCCTGGCGAAGGCTACAGTCTGGCTGGAGAGGAATCATCTCTACCTGAAGAGTCTGTTCTCATTGGCCCACACTGGACACACAACTCTACAGGGTTCCTAGAGACTAAAACCCAAATGGAGAATAaggagaccaaagaaagggtGCCAGAAGGAAACAAGACTTTGTCTTCGGTGGCTCACGTTGGCATAGATCAAACGGTTGAAGATAACAAGGGGCTCGTAAAACTTGACGGAATAATGATTGTTGAGGATGGACCAAAGGGCCGGAATGAAGGTACACAAATACGCAGTCCAACTTTGGAGGAAGAAAAATCTGCATTTCCAAAGCCCGTCACTCAAGCCAAGTGGAGCCCAATTGAGGAAGCCATTGGCAGGTTCGGGAGCAGGTTCCGACCCACCAAAGAACCCAACCCGGACCCTGGGGAACAGACCAGGCGGAGAGACAACAAGACTCCGGAGGAGCTGAGAATTCTGCAGATTGCGCAGCAAAGGTTAGAGGAGGAGAGAAAAGAGCTGCTCCTGCTTCACAAGAGGTTGGACCAAGAGAAGGAGATACTAAAAGTGCAGCAAAAGAAGCGAGAGGAGGAACATCACCGCCTAAGGAGCAGACACCGTTACCCGCAAACGACAACGGCACCGTGGCCAG AGACAACAACTTCGGCCACCAAACAACGTTCTGTAGCTCCAGCAGGGCCGCTGAACGTTAGACCTCCAGCGCATCcaaagaggaggatgaggaagcATCGAAAACGGATAAGCAAGGCAGCTATGAGGGCAATGCTAATGTAA